From one Acinonyx jubatus isolate Ajub_Pintada_27869175 chromosome B1, VMU_Ajub_asm_v1.0, whole genome shotgun sequence genomic stretch:
- the IBSP gene encoding bone sialoprotein 2 → MKTALILLSILGMACAFSMKNLHRRAKLEDSEENGVFKYRPRYYLYKNAYFYPPLKRFPVQSSSDSSEENGDGDSSEEEEEEEEASNEEENNEENANSDENEDEESEAENTTLSATPGYGEETTPGTGNIGLAAIQLPKKAGDTKKATKEEESDEEEEEDEENEENEETEEVDENEQGINSTSTNSTEVENGNGSSDGNTGEEGEEESVTEVNAEGTTMAGRQDNGGSTTTTSPNGGFQPTTPPPELYGTTIRPSREATTTGYEEEYEQTGTNEYDNGYEVYENENGEPRGDNYRAYEDEYSYYKGRSYDSYGGQDYYYHQ, encoded by the exons ATGAAGACTGCTTTAATTTTGCTCAGCATTTTGGGAATGGCCTGTGCTTTCTCA ATGAAAAATTTGCATCGAAGAGCCAAATTAGAGGATTCTGAAGAAAATGGG GTCTTTAAGTACAGGCCACGATATTACCTTTACAAGAATGCCTACTTTTATCCTCCTCTAAAACGATTTCCAGTTCAG agcagtagTGACTCATCTGAAGAAAATGGAGACGGCGACAGttcagaagaggaggaagaagaagag GAAGCttcaaatgaagaagaaaacaatgaagagaaTGCAAATTCTGACGAAAATGAAGATGAAGAATCTGAGGCTGAGAACACCACCCTTTCTGCTACACCTGGCTATGGAGAGGAGACCACACCTGGAACAGGGAACATAGGTTTAGCTGCAATCCAACTTCCCAAAAAG GCTGGGGATACAAAAAAGGCTAcaaaagaggaggaaagtgatgaagaagaagaggaagatgaagaaaatgaagaaaatgaagaaactgaagaagtgGATGAAAATGAACAAGGCATAAACAGCACCAGCACCAACAGCACAGAGGTAGAAAATGGCAATGGCAGCAGTGATGGAAACACTGGAGAAGAAGGTGAAGAAGAAAGTGTCACTGAAGTCAATGCAGAAGGAACCACAATGGCTGGAAGGCAGGACAATGGTGGCTCCACGACTACAACCTCTCCAAATGGTGGATTTCAACCTACAACCCCACCACCAGAGCTCTATGGGACCACCATCCGACCATCTAGGGAAGCCACCACCACTGGATATGAGGAAGAGTATGAACAAACAGGCACCAATGAATATGACAATGGATATGAAGTCTATGAAAACGAGAATGGAGAACCTCGTGGCGATAATTACCGAGCCTATGAGGATGAGTACAGCTACTATAAAGGGCGCAGCTATGACAGCTATGGTGGTCAAGATTACTACTACCACCAGTGA